The genomic stretch GGTGTACGCCTGCTCGGCGTTCAGGTGCGCCACCACTTCCGGGTTTTCCTTCTCACGCAGCCACTCGTAGTTGTCCAGAAAAGTGTCGCCGTGGTGGGTGCGTTCCACGGGGACCTTCTTGGCAACCGGCGGTGCCGCGGGGGCGGTTTCGCTGTGGGCGGCGGGGGCTGCAGGGGGCATGGAAGCGGTGTCTTTGGCCTCGGAAGTCGTCATGGTTCCACTGTAGCCAGCCATGCCCACGCCGGTGAGCCCGCTGTGCTCGTGTATGCCAACAGCGGAGCCGGACATCGGGTTGCGGACGGGGGCATTCGGCATGCCGTTGCGGCCGCGGCTGTTGACCGCCCGGCGGCCGCATGGAATATTTATAGAACGAATGGTCGGTAATGTTGCACGAAGGGGTGTGGGCATGTCTGCAGGGGCACCGCAGGCGTTTTTGGTGGGCGGCGTCCGCACACCCGTTGGCCGCTACGGCGGTGCCCTCTCTGGCGTCCGCCCCGACGATCTCGCCGCCATCGCCGTAGCCGAACTCATGGCCCGCACCGGCGCCGACCCCGCCGCCGTCGACGAGGTCATCCTGGGCAACGCCAACGGCGCCGGGGAGGAAAACCGCAACGTGGCCCGCATGGCCTGGCTCCTCGCCGGATTCCCCGACACCGTCCCCGGCATCACCGTCAACAGGCTGTGCGCCTCCGGCATGTCCGCCATCGCGCTGGCCGGCGCCATGGTCAGGGCAGGGGAAGCGGACATGGTGGTTGCGGGAGGCGTGGAGTCGATGTCCCGGGCCCCGTGGGTCATGGCCAAGCCGGAGAAGGCCTTCGCGAAACCCGGCGCCACCGTCGACACCTCCATCGGCTGGCGCTTCACCAACCCCAACTTCCTCTCCGGCGAGCTCTCCCGCGGCGGCAAGATGACCTTCTCCATGACGGAGACCGCCGAGGAGGTGGCCCGCCGCTACAACATCAGCCGCGAGGACGCCGACGCCTTTGCCGTCCGTTCCCACACCCTGGCGCTCGCCGCCATCGCCGCCGGCCGCCCCGATCCCGAAATCGTCCCGGTCGCCGTGCCCGGCCGGCACGGCGCCACCACCGTCACGCAGGATGAGGGCCCCCGCCCCGGCACCACCCCGGAGGTGCTGGCCGCCCTGCGCCCCGTGGTCAGGGGCGGCACCGTGGTCACGGCCGGCAATTCCTCCACCCTGAACGACGGCGCCTCCGCCATCCTCGTCGCCTCCGAACGCGCCATCCGCCAGCACGGCCTTGTCCCGCGCGCCCGCATCACAGGCTCCGCCACAGCCGGCCTGGCCCCGGAAATCATGGGCATGGGACCCGTCCCCGCCACCCGCAAGCTCCTCGAACGGCGCGGCATCGACGTCAGCCGGCTCGCCGCCGTCGAACTCAACGAAGCGTTCGCCACGCAATCCCTGGCCTGCATCCGCGAGCTCGGCCTGGACCCCGGCACGGTCAACCTCGACGGCGGCGCCATCGCACTCGGCCACCCGCTGGGCTCGTCCGGCTCCCGGATCGTGATCACCCTGCTGGGCCGGCTGGAGCGCGAGGCTCCTGGCGGGCTGGGCCTGGCCACCATGTGCGTCGGAGTGGGCCAGGGCGCGGCGCTGCTCGTGGAGGGTGTTTGATGGAAAATCCCCTGAAGAACGAATCTCTGAAGAACGACGCCGGGCACCCCCTTGATCCCGCATCCTTCGCCACGCTGCTGGTCGCCGAGGCGCCGGACCGGGTGGCCGTGCAGCTGAACCGGCCGGCCGTGCGGAATGCGATCGACGCCGCGATGGTGGCCGAACTGCATGCCGTGTGCGCGTACGTGGAGGCTGTGCCGAAGGTGCTCATCCTCGCCGGCATCCCGGCCGACGAGGCCGCCGGCGTGCGGGGCGTGTTTGCCTCCGGGGCCGACATCGCCGAACTGCTGCAGCGCGGCCGGGACGACGCGCTGGCCGGCATCAACTCGGGCCTGTTCGAGCGGATCCACAGGCTGCCCATGCCCGTCATCGCCGCCCTGGACGGGTACGCGCTGGGCGGCGGTGCGGAGTTGGCGTATGCCGCCGACTTCCGCATCGGCACCCGGGGCCTGCGGATGGGTCAGCCGGAGACGTCTCTGGGCATCATGGCCGCAGCGGGGGCGACATGGCGGCTGAAGGAATTGGTGGGGGAGCCGGTGGCGCTGGCGATGTTGCTGGCCGGGCGGCACCTGACGGGAGAGGGCGCCCTGGCCGTGGGGCTGGTCTCCGAACTCGTGGAATCCTCCGAGCTCATGGCGGCCGCGCACGCGCTGGCGGACCGGATAGCGGCGCAGGACCCGCTCGCCGTGCAGGCCACCAAGCGCGCATTCCATGCCCCGCGCGACGCCCACCCCGAGATGGACAACCGCGAACAGGCGGAGCTGTTCGAGTCCCCGGCCAAGGCTGAACGCATGCAGGCCTTCCTCGACAAGCGCCAGGCAAGGAAAGGGCCATGACCTCCAATCCTCCGCCAACCGCAGACGCCCGCTTGCCTTCCGGGCATTTTATCCCAGCGCTCCCTCACTCTGTGGGTGTTTTGGGCGGCGGCCGCATGGGTGCCGGCATTGCGCACGCCTTCCTCATGGCAGGCTGCGAGGTGCTCGTGGTGGAGCGCGACACCGAGGCTGCCGCGGCTGCGCGCTCCCGGGTCGAAAACGCGGTCGCAAAGTCCGTGGAGCGAGGGGCTGCTGGCGGTCCCGATGGCTTTTTGGCCAGGCTGGCAGTTTCCACCGACTACGCCCACTTTGCCCGGTGCGGGCTGGTCGTGGAGGCCGTTCCTGAAATCCGGGATTTGAAGGTCTCTTCCCTGCAGGCCGTCGAAAGGCACCTGGGCCCGGCCGCCCACCTGGCCTCCAACACCTCCTCGCTGTCCATGACCGGGTTGGCTGCCGAACTGGAACGCCCGGGGAACTTTATCGGCCTGCACTTCTTCAACCCCGTCCCCGCCTCGACACTGGTGGAAGTTGTTGTCGCAGCGCAAACGCTGCCGATGCTGGTGGACTCGGCCCAAGGATGGGTGGCGGCGCTGGGCAAAACCGCTGTCGTGGTCAACGATGCACCGGGTTTTGCGTCCTCGCGGCTGGGCGTGGTGCTGGCTTTGGAGGCCATGCGCATGCTGGAGGAAGGCGTGGCCAGTGCGGAAGACATCGACAACGCCATGGTGCTCGGCTACCGGCACCAGACAGGACCGCTCCGCACCACCGATCTGGTGGGCCTGGATGTGCGCCTGGAAATCGCCGACTACCTGGCGGAAACCCTGGGTGAACGGTTTGCGCCTCCCCAGATCCTGCGCGACAAGGTGGCACGCGGCGAACTGGGCCGCAAGAGCGGCAAGGGATTCTTTGACTGGGGCTGAGCCGGCGGCGGCCCTGCCGACCACCACCCACCCCGCAAATGAACGCAACAAAGCACAGTGAAAGGACGTGCCGGCCATGGAAACTGCTACGGCGATTCAGACGGTACCCAGCTACATTCGTGATGCCTGGTGGACGCCCGCCGATGGTGCCGCCGCCACGGAGGTCCGCGACGCCAGCACGGGCGAGGTCATCGCCCGGGTGTCGGCCGAAGGACTCGACCTGGCGGCCGCCGTCGACCATGGACGCAGCGTGGGCCAGACCGAACTGGGGAGGCTGACCACCCACGGGCGCGCCCTGCTGTTAAGGGACCTGGCGCAATACCTGAACGGCCGGAGTGAGGAACTGTACGCGGTCTCCGCGCAAACCGGTGCCACGAGGATTGATTCCATGGTGGACATCGACGGCGGCATCGGCGTGCTGTTCACCCTGTCGTCCAAGGGACGGCGCGAACTTCCCAACGCGAACGTCATCGTGGAGGGGCCCGTGGAGGTGCTGAGCAAGGACGGCTCGTTCATCGGCGAGCACATCCACACGCGCATTCCGGGTGTGGCCGTGCAGGTCAACGCCTTCAACTTCCCCGTGTGGGGCATGCTGGAAAAGTTCGCGCCGGCGTTCATCGCAGGGGTCCCCACCATCGTGAAGCCGGCCACGCCCACCGGATTCCTGGCCGAGGCTGCGGTGCGCGCCATGGTGGAGTCCGGGATCCTGCCGGACGGTTCGCTGCAGCTGGTGTCCGGCCCGGCCCGCGACCTTTTGGACCGGCTGGACTACCGCGACATGGTCTCCTTCACGGGCTCCGCCAGCACCGCAACCCTGCTGCGAAACCACCCGAACGTGGCGCACGGCGGCGTCCGCTTCATGGCCGAGACCGACTCCCTCAACGCCGCCATCCTGGGCCCCGACGCCGTCCCCGGCACCCCCGAATTCGACGCCTTCATCAAGTCAGCAGCCACCGAAATGACCGTCAAGGCCGGGCAAAAGTGCACGGCGATCCGGCGCGTCATCGTCCCCAACCCCGTGCGCCATGCCGTCATTGACGCCATCGGCGCACGGCTCCGTGAGCGCGTGGTCATTGGCGACCCCCGCGCCGACGGGGTCACGATGGGTGCCCTCGCCTCCCTCGAACAGCTGGCGGATGTCCGCGCAGCCGTCCGTGCCATGCTCGCGGCCGGGGGCGAGCTGGCCTACGGCACCCTGGACGCGCCGGCGGTGACGCGCGCTGACGGGGAGGTGTCCGGCGTCGAACAGGGCGCCTTCATGTCCCCGGTGCTGCTGAACTGGCCGGATTCAGGGTCGCCTGCGGTCCACACGCTGGAGGCATTTGGCCCGGTGGCCGGGGTGCTGGGTTATGACATGCACGACGGCGATGCCTCCGAAGCGGTCAGGCTCGCGGCGCTGGGGGCCGGGTCCCTTGTGGCGACCGTGTGCACCAACGATCCCGAGGTGGCGCGGCAGCTGGTGACCGGGATCGCGGCGCACCACGGCCGCATCCTGCTGCTGAACCGCGAGGATGCCCGCAGCTCCACCGGGCACGGGGCTCCGGTTCCGCACCTGGTGCACGGCGGGCCGGGCCGGGCTGGCGGCGGCGAGGAGCTCGGCGGCATCCGCTCGGTCTGGCACCACATGCAGCGCACCGCCCTTCAGGGCTCGCCCAACATGCTCACGGCCCTGACCGGCGAATGGCACACGGGTGCAGACCGGGTTATCGCCGGGGATCCGGAGTTTGGCGGTGTGCCCGGCGCTGTGCACCCGTTCCGGAAGTCGCTGGCGGAGCTGCGCATCGGCGACGCGTTTGCCTCGGGCCTGCGGCAGGTGGAGCTCGCCGACATCTCGGCGTTTGCGGAGGGCACGGGCGACTTGTTCTACGCCCACACCGACGCTGACGCCGCGGCGAGGAACCCGTTCTTCCCCGGGATCGTGGCGCACGGGTACCTGCTGGTGTCGTGGGCGGCGGGGTTGTTCGTGGAACCCGCACCGGGGCCCGTCCTGGCCAACTACGGACTTGAAAGCCTGCGCTTTCTGACGCCCGTTGCGGCCGGCGATTCGATCCGCGTGACACTGACGGCCAAGCGCATCACCCCGCGCGTCACTGATGACTACGGGGAGGTCTGCTGGGATGCCGTGCTGAACAACCAGGACGGGGCCACCGTGGCCACGTACGACGTCCTGACGCTCGTGGAGAAGGTGGACACCCTCTACGCGTAGCGCCGTGCCCAACGGGTCCCGCCATGAAGCCGCCGGTCAGTTCCGGTGGTAGAAGTTGCGGCGCTCACGCCGGGTGATGTCTTCGGAGTAGGGCGGCTTGAACCAGGCGGCGCCGCCGTCGAGCCGGACACTCCAGCCCCTGTTGTGAAGGTAGTGGTGGTGCAGGCTGCAACAGAGAACGCCGTTGTCCACACTTGTGTCCCCGCCGTTCTGCCACGGGATGATGTGGTGCGCTTCGGTCCACTGCGGGGGCACCGTGCAGTCCGGGAAGGCGCAGCCCATGTCGCGGGCCACGAGGATCTTGCGTTGGGCGAACGTGAAAAGCCTTTGGGTGCGGCCCACATCGAGAATCTGCCCGTTGCTGTCTACCAGCATGCGGGTGACATCTGCATCGCACACCGCTTCGGAAAACAAGGGCCGTGGAACCTTTCCGCTGAAGGGGGTGTTGATGGTCCCTCCCATGGATTGGCCGTCTTTGGATTGGCGGTCAATATCTTCCTGCGTCACAGACAGGTAGAGCTGGGTTTTCAATCCGCCGTTGAGGGGGAGGGCGCCGGTGCCCGCACACCATTGACCAAGTGGGGCCACGGCCCAGCATTGCCCGGCTGCTGGTCAGGACGGTCCGGGTCATCTTCGGGCGGAACCGGCCCGGATCCCCATGGACGTGGCCTCGTCATAGCGGCAACGTCAGTTGTTACCGCCAATCAAGCTAGGAACAGTGGAAATTGCTTGGGACTCCGTTGGACCTATGTCGGCCCGCCATTCCCTGTCATCGTGAACTGTTGCGCATTGGCAACTCTGGTGGCAGTGAGTCCCTTGTTTCCTCTTAGCAATACCTCCGGGAAGCTGAGTCCTAGACAACGCGCGAACGCTCTGCGTATCGTGATGTGAGGTGTACATCTGGGGAAGTCGAGTTCTCTGACCCCACGAATTAGGAGGTCGACGTGACTTTTGATCAGCATTGGCGGCAGATCGCGCTCCGCAGTAAATATCGAACAGCCACAGCAACTGTATTCGGGATTACGCTTCTCGCGCTTATTTTGCAATTCATCATTTTTCCGCAGAATCCGGAAATTGCTTCCTTGGTGAATTCGACTGTACCTATCGTGTTGATCGGATACTTTGTGAAACTTGCAGACTTGACCCGCAAGGCCGCGAAAAGGGACAAAATTTCGATTCCTTGAGCGGTGCTGAGTGAAAGATTTGTCATGGCTGGTGCCATGTTTCGGCAGGTTGAAAGAGGCTACTTCAGCGCCAAGTATCAGGGCCGGAGAATGCAGCACTGAACCTACTTGCGAAGCCCTTCCAGTGTCATGGCCAGAACGTCGTCGGCCAGTTGCGGGGCGGACAGGCTGCCTCCGGGCTTGTACCACTCAACAATTGAATTCACGGTGCCGAACATGAGCCGGGTGATGGTGCCGGCGGCAATGTCGTCCCGCAGGGTTCCGGCCTTCTGGGCCTCGGCCACCAGGCCGGTGACGGTCCGGTCAAAGGCGCGGCGGCGCGCCATCGCCTCCCGTTCCATCTCGGTGTTGCCCCGCAGCCGCAGCAGCAGGGTGACAAAGGGCAGGCGCTCCACCAGCACCGAAATCATCTCCCGGAGCACAAACTCAAGGCGGGCATCAGGCGCTCCCGAGGTGGCGCCGTCGTACGTCAAGACCTCTTCCAGCCCGCCCAGGGCCTCCTCCAGAGCCAGCCTCAACAGCTCCTCCTTGGACGGGACGTGGTGGTAGATGGCCGACTTGGTGATGCCCAGGTTCTCGGCCAGGATCCCCATGGACGTGGCCTCGTAGCCGTGCCGGTTGAAGACGTCGACGGCGATCCGCAGGACGGTTTGCTGGTCGTAGCCGGGCCGGCCGCGCTTGGCGGGGGCGGTGGCGGGCGAGGGGGCGGTGTTGGGCATGTTCCCTAGTTTCCCATGGTGGTTTCCGCCCGCTTAATCGCGGGTCCGGTTGTCATAGACGCGCCGCAGCTTGCCGCTGGAGCGGGCCAGCGAGCCCGGGGCGGCAATGTCGACGACGGCCGTGGAACCGATGTACGTCTTGACCGCCCGCCGCAAGGCCTCCGCCGCGGCGGCGCGCGCCTCCTCCGTGGCGTCGGGGCGCGGTTCGATGTGGATGGTCATTTCGTCCCGGTGCCCGGAACGCGTCAGCTCGAGCTGGAAATGCGGGCTCAGCGCCGGGATGCGCAAGGCGATTTCCTCGATTTGGGACGGGAAGAGGTTCACGCCGCGCAGGATGATCATGTCGTCGCTGCGCCCGGAAATCCGCGCCATCCGGCGCATGGCCGGGCGCGCCGTGCCGGGGTGCAGGCTGGAGAGGTCCTTGGTGCGGTAGCGGATGACCGGCATGGCCTCCTTGGTGAGCGAGGTGAACACGAGCTCGCCCGTCTGCCCGTCCGGCAGGACGGACCCGTCGTCAAAGGGGTCGATGATTTCCGGGATGAAGTGGTCCTCCCAGATGTGGTTGCCGTCCTTTGTCTCCACGCATTCACCCGCGACGCCCGGCCCCATGACCTCGGAAAGGCCGTAAATGTCGCAGGCATCCAGCCCCATGCCAGTTTCCAGCTCCCGGCGCATTTCCTCCGTCCACGGCTCGGCCCCGCACACGGCAAACTTCAGCGACGTGCTGCGGGGGTCGATGCCGCGGCTGGCCATCGCATCCATGATGGTCAGCAGGTATGTTGGCGTGCACATGATGGCATCCGGTGCGAAGTCCTGGATCAGCTGGACCTGTTTCTCGGTCTGCCCTCCGGACATGGGAACCACGGTGGTGCCCAGCGCCTCGGCGCCGTAGTGCGCGCCCAGCCCGCCGGTGAACAGGCCGTAGCCGTAGGCGTTGTGGACAACCATTCCCGGCCGGACGCCCGACGCCCGCATGGACCGTGCAACCAGCGACGCCCACATGGTGATGTCATTCCTGGTGTACCCCACCACGGTGGGCCGGCCCGTGGTGCCTGAGCTGGCATGGATCCGCACCACCTGGTCCCTAGGCACGGCAAACATGCCAAACGGGTACTCCTGCCGCAGGTCCTCCTTGGTGGTGTACGGGAACTTGGCCAGGTCCGCCAACTCGTGAAGGTCCGACGGGTGCACTCCCGCGGCGTCAAACTTGCGCTTGTACAGCGGCACCCGGTCATAGGCGTACGCCAGGGTGTGCTTCAGGCGGATGAGCTGCAGGGCCTCCAGTTCGCCGCGGCCCATGAGCTCGGCCGGGTCCAGCCGGCCGGGGTCTGCCGGCTGGGATGCTACGGGGGATGCATTGTTCATGAGTCCGGTCTTTCGCCGTCACTGCTTCTTCGGGATGGCCCGGCTCCGGCCGCGGAATTCCGCCACCACCGTGCCGCGTTGATGGTCGACGGCGCTGCTGCCGCGGCTGCCGTTTTCGGCGCCGCCGTCGGCCCCGTCGTTGCCGTCGTCGGCGAAAACCTGGACGTCGTAGAGCCCGCTCCGGCCCTGCTGCTGGCGCCGCCTGGCCACGGCGGTGATCCTCTGCCCGGCGCGCGTCGGCGCCAGGAAATTGACGTCGACGCCGGACGCCACGCTCACGCTGTCCCCGCCGCCGTCGGCCGGGTTGCAGGCCAGCGCAAAGGCGGAATCGGCGAACGCAAAGATCATGCCGCCGTGCGTGATGCCAAAGCCGTTCATCATTTCGGGCCGCAGCGTCATGGCGATCGTCGCCCGCCCGTCGGCCAATTCCAGCACCTCGACCCCCAGCCATTCGGACGCCCGGTCATTGAACAGAAGGGCGTGGTTCTGGGCAGGGCCCGCGGCATCGTCCGCGGCGGGGCCCGGCACGGCGGGCGATTGACTGGCCATGCCCGCCATTATATCCTGAACGAACGGTCGGTAAATAAATATCCGGTGGGTTTTTCAAGAAAGTTCACGGCCGGCCGGCCACCGGGAACAAGGCATATGTCAAAGGAGACGCCATGCCGGAACTACAGGGCGACGACGCCGGACAGGCTCATTTTGACGCCGTCATCGCGAGGGACTCACGGATCGAGCCCACGGACTGGATGCCCGCGGACTACCGCCATGCCCTCATCCGCCAGATGTCCCAGCACGCGCATTCGGAGATCATCGGCATGCAGCCGGAGGCCAACTGGATCACCCGCGCCCCGAGCCTCAAGCGCAAGGCCATCCTCATGGCGAAGGTCCAGGACGAGGCCGGCCACGGGCTCTACCTCTACTCCGCCACGGAAACGCTGGGCATCACACGCGATGAAATGACAGCCCAACTGCTGGCCGGCAAGGCCCGCTACTCCTCGATCTTCAACTATCCCGCCGTGACCTGGGCGGACATGGGCGCCATCGGCTGGATGGTCGACGGCGCCGCGATCACCAACCAGGTGCCGCTGTGCCGGGCGTCGTACGGCCCGTATGCCCGCGCCATGGTGCGCATCTGCAAGGAGGAATCCTTCCACCAGCGCCAGGGTTTTGAGATCCTGCTGGAACTCTCCCACGGCACGCCCGGGCAGAAGGCCATGGCGCAGGACGCCGTCAACCGCTGGTACGGCCCCTCGCTCATGATGTTCGGCCCGCCGGACACCGATTCGCCCAACTCGCAACAGTCCATGGCCTGGAACATCAAGCGCTTCAGCAACGACGAGCTCCGTTCCCGCTTCGTCGGCATGCTTGCGGAACAGGCCAAGGTGCTGGGGCTGGAACTGCCGGATCCGGCCGTCCGCCTCAACCCGGACACCGGAAAGTGGGAGCACGGCCCGCTCGACTGGGACGAGTTCAAGAACGTCCTCGCCGGCCGCGGCCCCTGCAACGCCCAGCGCATGGAGCGCCGCCGCGCCGCGCACGACGGCGGGGCCTGGGTTCGCGAGGCAGCCGCCGCCTACGCTGCCAAACAGGCCGCGCGCGCGGCCCAGGAGGTGGCCTAGCCATGTGCCCCGCCAACACTTCCGCCGGTGCCGGGCCCGCCTCCGAGACGGCTTCCCCCGCTCCAGGCTCGACGCCGGCTCCCGCACCAGCTGCCCCGGCCTGGCCCTTGTGGGAAGTCTTCGTACGGTCAAACCGCGGACTCAGCCACGTCCACGCCGGCTCGCTGCACGCGCCGGATGCGACCATGGCGCTGCGCAACGCCCGCGACCTCTACACCCGCCGCAACGAGGGCGTGTCCATCTGGGTGGTCCCGTCCGACGCCATCGCAGCCTCCGACCCCGACGCCAAGGGCTCCTTCTTCGAATCCCCGCAGGGCAAGGACTACCGCCATGCCACCTACTACACCAAGAGCGAAGGGGTGAAACATTTATGACCGCTCCCACCGGTTCCCAACCCCAGAAGCATCGCAACCCCACCCCCTGGGCCCAGGGGGACAGCGCCGCCTCCGCCACGCGCATCACGCCCGGCAACGCGCTGCGCCCCGAGGACATTGCGCTCACAGCAGCCGAAGGCACAGCCCACCCCTCCGGGGATGTGGCCGAATACGCGCTCCGTCTCGGCGACGACGCCCTCATCCTGGCCCAGCGCCTGGGCCAGTGGATCTCCCGCGGACCCGAACTGGAAGAAGACGTGGCCCTGGGCAACATCGGCCTTGACCAGCTCGGCCACGCCCGCTCCTTCCTCAGCTACGCCGGGGCCGCATGGGGCAAGACCGAGGACGACCTCGCCTACTTCCGCCGTGAACCCGAATTCCGCTCCGCCCACCTGTTCGAGCAGCCCAACGGCGACTTTGCCGCCACGATCGCCCGCCAGTTCGTCGCCGCCAGCTGGCAGTACCCGCTCTACCGCGAACTCAGCAGTTCATCGGACCCCATGCTGGCCGCCATTGCCGCGAAGGCCGTGAAGGAAGTGGACTACCACCTGGACCACAGCACGCAGTGGGTGCTGCGCCTGGCCGGCGGCACGGAGGAATCGCGCCGGCGCATGGTGGCGGGGCTGGACCTCATGTGGCCGTTTGTGGGCGAGCTCTTTGAGGACGATCCGCTCACCACCCAACTCGGGGACGCCGCCGTCGTGCCTTCCAGCCTGACGGCGGAGTTTGACCGAACCACCGGCGCCGTCCTGGCCGAGGCGGAGCTGGCCGTTCCCGCGCACCCCATGGCCACGGGAGGCGGCCGGCGGGGCCGGCACTCGGAGCACCTTGGCTACCTGCTGGCCGAAATGCAGGTCCTGGCGCGCGATTTCCCCGGGGCAAGCTGGTGAGCGCCGTGCAGACACAGACACTGCAGCAGGCGGCCTGGGAGATCGCAGCCGCCGTGCCGGACCCCGAACTTCCCGTGCTGAGCATCGCGGACCTCGGCATCCTGCGCGCCGTCGAGGTGGGCGACGCTGCCGGGATGCCCGACGCCGGAGGGCCGGGTTCCGCGGCAGGCCGGCCTGCCGTGCGGG from Arthrobacter stackebrandtii encodes the following:
- the paaC gene encoding 1,2-phenylacetyl-CoA epoxidase subunit PaaC; translated protein: MTAPTGSQPQKHRNPTPWAQGDSAASATRITPGNALRPEDIALTAAEGTAHPSGDVAEYALRLGDDALILAQRLGQWISRGPELEEDVALGNIGLDQLGHARSFLSYAGAAWGKTEDDLAYFRREPEFRSAHLFEQPNGDFAATIARQFVAASWQYPLYRELSSSSDPMLAAIAAKAVKEVDYHLDHSTQWVLRLAGGTEESRRRMVAGLDLMWPFVGELFEDDPLTTQLGDAAVVPSSLTAEFDRTTGAVLAEAELAVPAHPMATGGGRRGRHSEHLGYLLAEMQVLARDFPGASW